The following are encoded together in the Serratia odorifera genome:
- a CDS encoding DUF1348 family protein, with protein MKHEYQTPLPPFSRESAIEKVRLAEDAWNSRDPLRVAQVYSPDTHWRNRAEYVDGRDAVVAFLQRKWAKELDYRLTEYVDGRDAVVAFLQRKWAKELDYRLIKELWAFDGARIAVRFAYEWHDDSGNWYRSYGNENWQFNDQGLMVQRHACINDCPIKDAERHFHWPLGRRPDNVPALSDFGF; from the coding sequence GTGAAGCATGAGTATCAAACCCCATTACCGCCATTTAGCCGTGAATCGGCGATAGAAAAGGTGCGCCTGGCAGAGGATGCATGGAATAGCCGCGATCCGCTGCGTGTCGCGCAGGTCTATTCACCAGATACCCACTGGCGTAATCGTGCCGAATATGTTGATGGTCGTGATGCGGTGGTGGCGTTCTTGCAGCGCAAATGGGCGAAAGAGCTGGATTACCGACTGACCGAATATGTTGATGGTCGTGATGCGGTGGTGGCGTTCTTGCAGCGCAAATGGGCGAAAGAGCTGGATTACCGACTGATCAAGGAGTTATGGGCGTTTGACGGCGCACGTATTGCGGTGCGCTTTGCCTACGAATGGCATGATGACAGCGGTAACTGGTATCGCAGCTACGGTAACGAAAATTGGCAATTCAACGACCAGGGGTTGATGGTGCAGCGGCACGCCTGTATTAACGATTGTCCGATTAAGGATGCTGAACGCCACTTTCATTGGCCGTTGGGGCGGCGCCCGGATAATGTGCCGGCATTAAGCGACTTTGGCTTTTAA
- a CDS encoding DUF2946 domain-containing protein — MKDVTIRCELSFPPARFIVTKDAITVKRSAQHLRMPAWLGLFAMLMIFLAPLISSQLADKHHLSMTMPMSGHQMMPHHQTRQSAPMTHHDAGDAGVDLCGYCSLFHHTPALDTTLFLPPGNAFQPAAVIAVGIFSITLADLFPPYQTRAPPVAILFS; from the coding sequence GTGAAAGATGTTACAATCCGCTGCGAATTGTCTTTTCCGCCCGCTCGATTCATTGTCACCAAGGACGCGATAACCGTGAAGCGCTCAGCACAACATCTCCGCATGCCGGCCTGGCTGGGCCTGTTTGCCATGTTGATGATTTTCCTGGCGCCACTAATATCCTCACAACTTGCTGATAAACATCATTTAAGCATGACGATGCCGATGAGTGGACATCAGATGATGCCGCATCATCAGACGCGACAGTCAGCCCCCATGACGCATCATGACGCGGGAGACGCCGGGGTAGATCTTTGCGGTTATTGCAGCCTGTTCCATCATACCCCTGCGCTAGACACAACCCTATTCTTGCCACCGGGCAACGCGTTTCAACCAGCCGCTGTTATTGCCGTAGGTATATTTAGCATTACTCTCGCTGATTTATTCCCACCTTATCAAACGCGCGCGCCGCCAGTGGCGATTTTATTTTCATAA
- a CDS encoding TetR/AcrR family transcriptional regulator → MTTSGKTSAARQRILLTAHDLFYRDGIRATGIDRIINAAGVTKVTFYRHFASKNALIEAFLNYRHQQWLDWFRHTLAQQVTKRGDLFRALPPCLETWFNDGGFRGCAFINSAVELADLLPASLEIAQAHKQQMSEEIARYLPADNRQQRAAIVAMLVDGAIVKVQIEQQAQAALLTLAEALSALSLAWRAQ, encoded by the coding sequence ATGACCACATCAGGCAAAACCTCGGCGGCGCGTCAGCGCATTTTGCTCACCGCACATGATCTGTTTTACCGCGACGGCATCCGCGCAACGGGCATTGATCGGATCATCAACGCCGCCGGGGTGACCAAAGTGACGTTCTATCGCCACTTTGCCAGCAAGAACGCGTTGATAGAGGCATTCCTGAACTATCGGCATCAGCAATGGCTTGACTGGTTTCGCCATACCCTGGCCCAGCAGGTAACTAAACGGGGCGATCTGTTCCGCGCGCTGCCGCCCTGTCTGGAAACATGGTTCAACGATGGCGGTTTTCGCGGTTGCGCATTTATCAATAGCGCGGTGGAATTGGCCGATCTGCTGCCGGCAAGTCTTGAGATCGCACAGGCCCACAAGCAGCAGATGAGCGAGGAAATTGCCCGCTATCTGCCAGCAGACAACCGCCAGCAGCGGGCGGCGATCGTTGCCATGCTGGTCGACGGCGCGATCGTCAAGGTGCAAATCGAGCAACAGGCGCAGGCGGCGCTGCTGACGCTAGCAGAGGCGCTGTCGGCGCTGTCCCTGGCCTGGCGCGCTCAATAA